One genomic window of Streptomyces sp. WP-1 includes the following:
- a CDS encoding GNAT family N-acetyltransferase, with amino-acid sequence MIDVRTLCADDWALWRRLRLRALAESPEVYASALADWTGPRDTEERWRGRLTDVSFNAVLWYGDRAVGMVSGTAPGTGGLVELISLWVAPEARGWGVGDAAVGAVLAWARRTHPGCAVALSVMAGNDPAVGLFRRNGFVDAPAAGAEDGERRMLRQPLGT; translated from the coding sequence ATGATCGACGTTCGTACGCTCTGCGCCGACGACTGGGCACTGTGGCGGCGGCTGCGGCTGCGGGCCCTCGCCGAGTCCCCCGAGGTGTATGCGTCGGCGCTCGCGGACTGGACGGGCCCACGGGACACCGAGGAGCGCTGGCGCGGCCGGCTGACGGATGTATCCTTCAACGCCGTGCTGTGGTATGGGGACCGGGCAGTCGGCATGGTCAGCGGCACCGCACCGGGCACCGGCGGCCTGGTGGAGCTGATCTCCCTGTGGGTGGCGCCGGAGGCGCGCGGGTGGGGTGTGGGGGACGCGGCCGTCGGCGCGGTGCTCGCCTGGGCCCGGCGCACGCATCCCGGCTGCGCGGTCGCCCTGTCGGTCATGGCGGGAAATGACCCCGCGGTCGGCCTGTTCCGCCGCAACGGCTTCGTCGACGCCCCGGCCGCCGGTGCCGAGGACGGCGAGCGGCGCATGCTGCGTCAGCCGCTCGGTACCTGA
- a CDS encoding B12-binding domain-containing radical SAM protein — MDVLTRRIGEPRILCLYATLQYYPDEVCRPDSSLGLIYLHSALRQAGFQADLLDASIGRPGRDDLSDTFYRRTPLPEVAPDLFRIGMTPERILEEVEPFDVIAISSIFTQQTGRCIEIAQLVKSVYPEKILVAGGVNARSLKDYFLDRGFDAIFLSEGEKSLVAFAEFLRSGRPSLDEVPGISFRRDGRTVTAPAGPPVTDLDEYPMPSWDALPNEQYWEISEPWGGRDGWLEDQKPRFASILTSRGCPYRCTYCHISKEVGGEAGDIGRLRFHSVERVEQELDTLKGLGVELVYINDDSLLAWKHRVHKVLDLLQRYDFLLADINGVNIRHLFKRTGSGDRLEVDVELLEHLYTAGFRRIGLPFESGSQRLLDKYSTAKWRIDKCDVFELIRTMADMGFTTNANFMVGYPDETLEELSQTYMLARRAMDAGLDGCGFFMVQPFPGTALYDEAVASGQLDPVTRPDDMGWSKSQSPSPFRDLKIDPQVLHYSRNLAFAMLNSDRRSRAWLEPTAPAAASPVSAAAPGARPGERPLLPVV; from the coding sequence ATGGATGTGCTGACGCGGCGAATCGGCGAACCTCGGATCCTGTGCCTCTATGCGACACTGCAGTACTATCCCGACGAGGTCTGCCGCCCGGACAGTTCCCTGGGGCTCATCTACCTCCATTCGGCCCTGAGGCAAGCGGGGTTCCAGGCGGACCTGCTCGACGCGAGCATCGGCCGACCGGGACGCGACGATCTGTCCGACACGTTCTACCGGCGAACTCCGCTGCCTGAGGTCGCACCGGACCTTTTTCGCATTGGAATGACGCCCGAACGGATACTGGAGGAGGTCGAGCCGTTCGACGTCATTGCAATCAGTTCCATTTTCACTCAGCAAACCGGTCGCTGCATCGAAATCGCCCAACTGGTGAAGTCGGTCTATCCGGAAAAGATCCTGGTGGCCGGCGGGGTCAACGCGCGCAGCCTCAAAGACTACTTCCTCGACCGGGGCTTCGACGCCATCTTCCTTTCCGAGGGTGAGAAGTCCCTCGTGGCCTTCGCCGAGTTTCTGCGCTCCGGGCGGCCTTCGCTGGACGAGGTTCCCGGCATCAGCTTCCGGCGCGACGGCAGGACCGTGACCGCGCCCGCCGGCCCTCCGGTGACCGATCTGGACGAATACCCCATGCCGTCCTGGGACGCGCTCCCCAACGAGCAGTACTGGGAGATCAGCGAGCCATGGGGCGGCCGTGACGGCTGGCTGGAGGACCAGAAGCCACGCTTCGCGTCGATCCTGACCTCGCGGGGCTGCCCGTACCGCTGCACCTACTGCCACATCTCGAAAGAAGTCGGCGGCGAGGCCGGTGACATCGGGCGGCTGCGTTTCCACAGCGTCGAACGCGTGGAACAGGAACTGGACACCCTCAAAGGGCTCGGCGTCGAGTTGGTCTACATCAACGACGACTCGCTGCTCGCCTGGAAACACAGGGTGCACAAGGTCCTCGACCTGCTCCAGCGCTACGACTTCCTGCTGGCCGACATCAACGGCGTGAACATCCGGCACCTGTTCAAGCGGACGGGCTCCGGTGACCGGCTGGAGGTCGACGTCGAACTCCTGGAACACCTCTACACGGCGGGATTCCGCCGGATCGGCCTCCCCTTCGAGTCGGGATCGCAACGTCTCCTCGACAAGTACTCGACCGCGAAGTGGCGCATCGACAAGTGCGACGTCTTCGAACTCATCCGGACCATGGCCGACATGGGGTTCACGACCAACGCCAACTTCATGGTCGGATACCCCGACGAGACCCTTGAAGAGCTGAGCCAGACCTACATGCTGGCCCGTCGCGCCATGGACGCGGGCCTCGACGGGTGCGGTTTCTTCATGGTGCAGCCCTTCCCCGGCACCGCGCTGTACGACGAGGCCGTGGCCAGCGGGCAACTGGACCCGGTGACCCGGCCGGACGACATGGGATGGTCCAAGTCCCAGTCGCCGTCGCCGTTCCGCGATCTGAAGATCGATCCGCAGGTACTGCACTACTCACGGAACCTCGCCTTCGCGATGCTGAACAGCGACCGGCGGAGCCGGGCCTGGCTGGAACCGACCGCCCCCGCTGCCGCCTCCCCCGTCTCCGCCGCCGCCCCCGGCGCACGGCCCGGTGAACGCCCCCTGCTGCCCGTGGTGTGA
- a CDS encoding ParB N-terminal domain-containing protein encodes MGSFAEDRSVVTDIDRHPRDGAVSPHRPPWAVTHGRIEALPIASLLPADSPRMAGTDQEHVCRLMEVGSELPPILVQRSTRRVVDGMHRVQAAAMRGDDRILVQYFEGDDAESFVQSVRVNVAHGLPLSTGEREMAAERIIQAYPGWSDRAIAVVAGLSAPTVAGIRRRSTENSCQLSKRMGRDGRMRPVDGTAGRQKAMEIIRERPDASLREIAREAGISVGTAHNIRVKLRADTNSTGGESCRNEMNRDRQPVPSVSSDPAARGASTSQEVQRAHREILLSLRKDPSVRLTARGRFLLQWLGVLSVDADRLKQLVGSVPDRWVVAVARLAWDCSNAWQQLAAELERRTDAL; translated from the coding sequence ATGGGCAGCTTCGCGGAGGACAGGTCCGTCGTCACTGATATCGATCGGCACCCGAGAGACGGGGCCGTATCACCGCACCGTCCGCCCTGGGCAGTCACGCACGGCCGTATCGAAGCCCTCCCGATCGCGTCGTTGCTGCCGGCGGATTCGCCCAGGATGGCGGGAACGGACCAGGAGCACGTCTGCCGCCTGATGGAAGTGGGAAGCGAGCTGCCGCCCATCCTGGTCCAGAGATCGACACGACGAGTCGTCGACGGTATGCACCGAGTGCAGGCCGCGGCCATGCGCGGCGACGACAGGATTCTGGTCCAGTACTTCGAGGGCGACGACGCCGAGTCGTTCGTGCAGTCCGTGCGCGTGAACGTGGCCCATGGGCTCCCGTTGTCCACCGGCGAGCGCGAGATGGCCGCCGAAAGGATAATTCAGGCATACCCGGGCTGGTCGGATCGGGCGATTGCGGTAGTGGCCGGCCTCAGCGCTCCGACGGTCGCGGGCATTCGCCGACGCTCAACTGAAAATTCCTGTCAGTTGAGCAAGAGAATGGGACGCGATGGCCGCATGCGCCCTGTTGACGGAACGGCAGGACGACAGAAGGCCATGGAAATCATACGCGAACGCCCGGATGCGTCTCTTCGGGAGATCGCTCGGGAAGCTGGAATATCGGTCGGAACGGCGCACAACATTCGGGTGAAACTCCGTGCCGACACGAACAGCACCGGAGGCGAGTCCTGTCGGAACGAGATGAACAGGGACCGGCAGCCGGTCCCTTCCGTATCGTCTGACCCGGCCGCCCGTGGCGCGTCGACGTCCCAGGAGGTGCAGCGGGCACATCGCGAGATCCTTCTCAGTCTGCGCAAGGATCCCTCGGTGCGGCTGACCGCGCGAGGCCGGTTCCTGCTCCAGTGGCTCGGCGTCCTCTCTGTCGATGCCGACAGGCTGAAACAGCTGGTCGGCTCGGTGCCGGACCGCTGGGTGGTCGCTGTGGCACGGCTCGCATGGGACTGCTCCAACGCCTGGCAACAGCTGGCCGCCGAACTGGAGCGGCGGACGGACGCGTTGTGA
- a CDS encoding class I SAM-dependent RNA methyltransferase: MQAEPTTSLVGEEYEVEIGPVAHGGHCIARTAEGQVLFVRHALPGERVVAKVTEGEEGARFLRADAVRILEASKDRIEAPCPFAGPGRCGGCDWQHAKPGAQRRLKADVLAEQLRRLAGLTPEEAGWDGTVVPAEGDKLPAGEVPQWRTRVQYAVDAEGHAGLRRHRSHEVERIDHCMIAAPGVSELGIEKHEWAGMESVEAIAATGSQDRQVILTPRPGGRLPLVELDKPVSVLRVDEKSGGVHRVHGRPFVRERADGRTHRVGAGGFWQVHPKAADTLVTAVMQGLLPRKGEMALDLYCGVGLFAGALADRLGDQGAVLGIESGKRAVEDARHNLADFPRVRIEQGKVESVLPRTGITEVDLIVLDPPRAGAGRDTVKHLASLRARRIAYVACDPAALARDLGYFGENGYRVRMLRAFDLFPMTHHVECVAILEPAEKGR; this comes from the coding sequence ATGCAGGCAGAACCGACCACGTCTCTGGTGGGCGAGGAGTACGAGGTCGAGATCGGCCCCGTCGCCCATGGCGGCCACTGCATCGCCCGCACCGCCGAGGGCCAGGTCCTCTTCGTCCGGCACGCGCTGCCGGGCGAGCGAGTGGTGGCGAAGGTGACCGAGGGCGAGGAGGGCGCCCGCTTCCTGCGCGCGGACGCCGTACGGATCCTGGAGGCGTCCAAGGACCGCATCGAGGCACCCTGCCCCTTCGCCGGACCCGGCCGCTGCGGCGGCTGCGACTGGCAGCACGCCAAGCCGGGCGCCCAGCGCCGCCTGAAGGCGGACGTGCTCGCCGAGCAGCTGCGGCGGCTCGCGGGCCTCACCCCGGAGGAGGCGGGCTGGGACGGCACGGTGGTCCCGGCCGAGGGCGACAAGCTGCCCGCCGGCGAGGTGCCGCAGTGGCGCACCCGGGTGCAGTACGCGGTCGACGCCGAGGGCCACGCGGGCCTGCGCCGCCACCGTTCGCACGAGGTCGAGCGCATCGACCACTGCATGATCGCGGCGCCCGGCGTGTCCGAGCTGGGCATCGAGAAGCACGAGTGGGCCGGCATGGAGTCGGTCGAGGCGATCGCGGCGACGGGCTCCCAGGACCGCCAGGTGATCCTCACCCCGCGTCCGGGCGGCCGGCTGCCCCTGGTCGAGCTGGACAAGCCGGTCTCCGTCCTGCGGGTCGACGAGAAGTCCGGGGGCGTGCACCGCGTCCACGGCCGCCCCTTCGTCCGCGAGCGCGCGGACGGCCGTACCCACCGCGTCGGCGCCGGCGGCTTCTGGCAGGTCCACCCGAAGGCGGCGGACACCCTCGTCACCGCGGTCATGCAGGGCCTGCTCCCGCGCAAGGGCGAGATGGCCCTCGACCTCTACTGCGGCGTCGGCCTCTTCGCCGGCGCCCTCGCCGACCGCCTCGGCGACCAGGGCGCGGTCCTCGGCATCGAGTCGGGCAAGCGCGCGGTCGAGGACGCCCGCCACAACCTGGCCGACTTCCCGCGCGTCCGCATCGAACAGGGCAAGGTCGAATCCGTCCTCCCGCGCACGGGCATCACCGAGGTCGACCTGATCGTCCTCGACCCACCCCGCGCGGGCGCCGGCCGCGACACGGTCAAACACCTCGCATCCCTGCGGGCCCGCCGCATCGCCTACGTGGCGTGCGACCCGGCGGCGCTGGCCCGGGATCTGGGGTACTTCGGGGAGAACGGGTATCGGGTGCGGATGCTGCGGGCGTTCGATCTGTTTCCGATGACGCATCATGTGGAGTGCGTGGCGATCCTGGAGCCGGCTGAGAAGGGCCGTTGA
- a CDS encoding radical SAM protein, whose translation MTARIKDFEPRDVRPGDTIVVFGAGDVAQLTQHALEMMGIPVGFFCDPLLTEDSATLRGTPVLPPAALDRLDPGTTCVIDAWDHTRYARQPALLARFSRLFVAVSLLGRTAFGEAAPVLPAERPRRIAHYTAQCEPLLTGAGRLRLRSLDVVVTEACTMRCVDCSNLMQYYAHPRHSDLDELHTALDRLLAAVDGVEEFRVLGGEPFANPRAGQVVRTLTGMADTARVVVYTNGTIVPRGDLLESLVHPRMLVKITDYGELSKRHDDLCDTLTDHGVTWVSQKPVWTDSGRIGRVDRTPEELDRTFRDCCVNDLLTLLNGRLYLCPFSANAMNLGAVPDAPDDVIDLRTDWPADELRARIEALYHRHRPLTACSFCRGRDQTTPTVEPAIQVRRPLPLTVVSGPR comes from the coding sequence ATGACCGCCCGCATCAAGGACTTCGAGCCCCGCGACGTTCGACCCGGCGACACCATTGTCGTCTTCGGAGCCGGTGACGTGGCCCAGCTGACCCAACATGCCCTGGAGATGATGGGTATCCCGGTCGGCTTCTTCTGCGATCCGCTGCTCACCGAGGACTCCGCCACCCTGCGCGGAACACCGGTGCTGCCGCCCGCTGCCCTGGACCGGCTGGACCCGGGCACGACCTGCGTCATCGATGCCTGGGACCACACGCGCTACGCGCGTCAGCCGGCGCTGCTCGCACGCTTCAGCCGGCTCTTCGTCGCGGTGTCGCTCCTGGGTCGCACGGCCTTCGGCGAAGCGGCCCCGGTGCTGCCCGCGGAACGCCCCCGGCGGATCGCCCATTACACCGCCCAGTGCGAGCCGCTGCTGACCGGCGCGGGCCGGCTGCGGCTGCGCTCGCTGGACGTGGTGGTCACCGAGGCGTGCACGATGCGCTGCGTCGACTGCTCGAACCTGATGCAGTACTACGCCCACCCGCGCCATTCGGACCTGGACGAATTGCACACGGCGCTGGACAGACTGCTGGCCGCCGTCGACGGTGTCGAGGAGTTCCGCGTCCTTGGTGGTGAGCCGTTCGCCAACCCCCGTGCCGGGCAGGTGGTGCGCACGCTCACCGGTATGGCGGACACCGCCCGGGTGGTGGTGTACACCAACGGCACTATCGTGCCGCGCGGCGACCTGCTGGAGTCGCTGGTGCACCCCAGGATGCTCGTCAAGATCACTGACTACGGTGAGCTGTCGAAGCGGCACGACGACCTGTGCGACACACTGACCGACCACGGTGTCACCTGGGTCAGCCAGAAGCCGGTCTGGACCGACTCCGGTCGCATAGGCCGGGTGGACCGCACCCCGGAAGAGCTCGACCGGACTTTCCGCGACTGCTGTGTCAACGATCTCCTGACCCTGTTGAACGGTCGGCTGTACCTGTGCCCGTTCTCGGCCAACGCCATGAACCTCGGCGCTGTGCCCGACGCCCCGGACGACGTGATCGACCTGCGCACGGACTGGCCCGCCGACGAACTCAGGGCTCGGATCGAGGCCCTGTACCACCGGCACAGGCCCCTCACCGCATGTTCGTTCTGCCGGGGGCGCGACCAGACGACCCCCACGGTGGAGCCGGCGATCCAGGTGCGCCGGCCCCTGCCACTGACGGTCGTATCGGGGCCGCGCTGA
- a CDS encoding phytanoyl-CoA dioxygenase family protein — translation MDYAKYRELFRRDGYVVVRGFLDPRELREIRGELRRFLDEVVPSLPEAQVFFTAGAGGRLAVRQIHRMNCDPFFEAYQRHPKWLGLARTLLGESVVSRPPVYFSKPPQSDFPTPPHQDNCAFALNPPNGVEMLLAVDERFDEETGCLRYVPGSHREGPRRHVYSGVRGFALEIADFGPEDEAREVAVEMEPGDLVCHHPLTIHRARRNRSPERFRSGFSMWFRGESTQIEAAAVEDYDRSARRAQLAGR, via the coding sequence ATGGACTACGCCAAGTACCGGGAACTCTTCCGGCGGGACGGATACGTCGTCGTTCGGGGCTTCCTCGATCCGCGGGAACTGCGGGAGATACGCGGCGAACTGCGCCGTTTCCTCGACGAGGTGGTGCCGAGCCTCCCCGAGGCCCAGGTGTTCTTCACCGCGGGTGCCGGCGGCAGACTCGCGGTGCGGCAGATCCACCGGATGAACTGCGATCCATTCTTCGAGGCCTACCAGCGGCACCCCAAGTGGCTGGGACTGGCCCGAACCCTGCTCGGCGAGTCCGTCGTATCCCGTCCTCCGGTCTACTTCAGCAAGCCGCCGCAGAGCGACTTTCCCACTCCACCGCACCAGGACAACTGCGCCTTCGCGCTGAATCCGCCCAACGGAGTGGAGATGCTGCTCGCCGTCGACGAGAGGTTCGACGAGGAGACCGGCTGTCTGCGCTACGTCCCGGGATCGCACCGGGAGGGGCCGCGACGGCATGTCTACAGCGGAGTACGGGGGTTCGCGCTGGAGATAGCGGACTTCGGACCCGAGGACGAGGCCCGTGAGGTCGCGGTCGAGATGGAGCCCGGCGACCTGGTCTGCCACCACCCCCTCACCATCCACCGCGCACGCCGCAACAGGTCTCCGGAGCGCTTCCGGTCGGGCTTCAGCATGTGGTTCCGCGGAGAGAGCACACAGATCGAAGCGGCTGCGGTGGAGGACTACGACCGCAGCGCCCGCCGTGCCCAGCTGGCCGGGCGGTAG
- a CDS encoding glutamate--tRNA ligase: protein MLDRSAIDALFPSDLPGPQEWEQRYPRRALPEGAQVTRMAPSPTGTVHIGGIYVAMIDRDLARRSGGVYLLRVEDTDQSREVDGAVAQFGRAFAYFGLSADEQEGHGEYGPYQQSARQEIYLTYVRELLRDGKAYLCFATETELADIRSRQEAAKVPTGYYGDWAVWRDADPADVRARLDDGAPYVVRFRSTAAAGARRSFDDLIRGRIEHEDNRNDVVILKSSDKALRLPTYHFAHVVDDHLMRVNLVVRGEEWISSVPVHLQLFEALGFEPPAYAHIAPLMKQIPGGKRKLSKRKDQESGVDFYMAAGYPAEAVLYYLRGLANGRLAELPPDQALDEPIRLAECGVAGPLVDIAKLEDISADYVATLSGEQILSSVREWAASHDPGLVPVLDAEPERALAALAVERDGVDNPRKDLRKWSDFRSAYGFFFPQLFSLVPADDDRLGGLKADLVRAFAGDFVDGYRHLEDPQQWFGQIRNLAAKHGFAATPKEYKKNPDAYPGSIREASQLIRVALTGSTRSPDLFAVACVLGPDEVLRRVSAMSR, encoded by the coding sequence ATGCTCGACCGGAGCGCGATCGACGCGCTGTTCCCCTCTGATCTGCCCGGCCCACAGGAGTGGGAACAGCGTTACCCGCGGCGTGCGCTGCCCGAGGGCGCGCAGGTCACCCGCATGGCGCCCTCCCCCACCGGCACGGTTCACATCGGCGGCATCTACGTCGCGATGATCGACCGCGATCTCGCCCGCCGTAGCGGCGGTGTCTATCTGCTGCGGGTCGAGGACACCGACCAGTCACGTGAAGTGGACGGCGCCGTCGCACAGTTCGGCCGCGCCTTCGCCTACTTCGGGCTGAGCGCCGACGAGCAGGAGGGACACGGGGAGTACGGTCCCTACCAGCAGTCGGCGCGTCAGGAGATCTATCTGACCTACGTCAGGGAACTGCTGCGCGATGGAAAGGCGTACCTCTGCTTCGCGACGGAGACGGAGCTGGCCGACATCCGCAGTCGCCAGGAGGCCGCAAAGGTGCCCACGGGCTACTACGGCGACTGGGCCGTCTGGCGCGACGCCGACCCTGCCGACGTACGGGCCAGGCTCGACGACGGCGCTCCCTACGTCGTCCGCTTCCGCTCCACAGCCGCGGCGGGTGCGCGCAGATCGTTCGACGATCTGATCCGGGGCCGTATCGAGCACGAGGACAACCGCAACGACGTGGTGATCCTCAAGTCGTCCGACAAGGCACTGCGGTTGCCGACGTACCACTTCGCACACGTCGTCGACGATCACCTGATGCGCGTGAACCTGGTGGTGCGCGGCGAAGAGTGGATCTCCTCCGTCCCGGTGCACCTCCAGCTGTTCGAGGCACTCGGCTTCGAACCTCCCGCGTACGCGCACATCGCCCCCTTGATGAAGCAGATTCCCGGCGGCAAGCGCAAGCTGTCGAAGCGCAAGGACCAGGAGTCGGGGGTCGACTTCTACATGGCGGCCGGCTACCCGGCCGAGGCGGTCCTGTACTACCTGCGCGGCCTGGCCAACGGGCGGCTCGCCGAACTGCCGCCGGACCAGGCCCTCGACGAGCCGATCCGGCTGGCCGAGTGCGGGGTCGCGGGGCCGCTGGTGGACATCGCCAAGCTCGAGGACATCAGTGCGGATTACGTAGCCACGCTGAGCGGCGAGCAGATCCTTTCCTCTGTGCGCGAGTGGGCGGCGAGCCACGACCCCGGTCTCGTACCTGTGCTGGACGCCGAGCCCGAACGGGCGCTGGCCGCTCTCGCCGTCGAGCGGGACGGGGTCGACAACCCACGCAAAGACCTGCGCAAGTGGTCCGATTTCCGGTCCGCGTACGGGTTCTTCTTCCCCCAACTGTTCTCCCTCGTACCCGCCGACGACGACCGGCTGGGTGGCCTGAAAGCCGACCTGGTCAGGGCGTTCGCGGGCGACTTCGTCGACGGCTACCGGCATCTGGAGGACCCCCAGCAGTGGTTCGGCCAGATCAGGAACCTGGCCGCGAAGCACGGCTTCGCCGCGACCCCCAAGGAGTACAAGAAGAACCCCGATGCGTACCCCGGTTCGATCCGCGAGGCGTCTCAGCTCATCCGTGTCGCCCTCACCGGCTCCACCCGCAGCCCGGACCTCTTCGCCGTCGCCTGTGTTCTGGGCCCCGACGAGGTCCTGCGCCGTGTGAGCGCCATGTCTCGGTAA
- a CDS encoding carbamoyltransferase C-terminal domain-containing protein, which translates to MIILGTKPVQHDACFALLKDGEPVFVYEQERFNRVKHGMSSDLSTLFEALREHSVDPGQIDLVTQCIDPARLDERKRQTRGFLDGPAAEETERHLDWRLPTWRRSLIAAGFPADRVVDIRHHLCHAAGVYYASPFQDAAILSVDGSGETETAMLAHGSGNDIRTLRTTPHPQSLGHLYQAVTFWLGWGFGEEGKTMALAGYGDPDRFRKRLEEFVPVAEDGSFAFTPGFVRPGSRYTSEEIKDEVLTGVFGPPRRAGEPLSSVHQDAAAAVQAVCEDIMLRSARFLKERTGSRNLLVTGGVALNSVSNGVIMRSGLFDRVVVYPQANDSGTALGGALYAHHRLGDRERRRVWFMEHAYWGRHIDTENVEKAAATFGQQGSRVSDVVRAAARLLADGRTVGWVQGRSEIGPRSLGNRSILGNPLVDGIKQRINDGIKHRENWRPFAPSVLREDLSTYFEADQDLPYMTVVAEIRPQWRTRLASIGHVDGTARVQTVTERSNPRFHALLKAFKELTGVGVLLNTSFNDRGEPLVQTSEQALRLYTSSEMDALCIGDWLFTDKRTFAARPFAPCTDNFAKLPGSRLLLLEDRTRMPAEMRAHLLRLHPGLVVADAAQDDVADLRAEYDAAVRYVDRTADAFIFDRSLYFSATAETSRQIMREAGIPVYWIDRRGDVVPARDVLYVHHDTVDCPVPSSYEGYWNRGR; encoded by the coding sequence ATGATCATCTTGGGCACTAAGCCGGTGCAACACGACGCCTGTTTCGCCCTGCTGAAGGACGGAGAGCCCGTCTTCGTCTACGAGCAGGAGCGCTTCAACCGCGTCAAACACGGTATGTCGAGCGACCTGTCCACGCTCTTCGAGGCACTGCGGGAGCACTCCGTCGATCCGGGCCAGATCGACCTCGTCACCCAGTGCATCGACCCCGCCCGCCTCGACGAACGCAAGCGCCAGACCCGCGGATTCCTGGACGGGCCGGCGGCCGAGGAGACGGAGCGGCACCTCGACTGGAGGCTCCCCACCTGGCGGCGCTCACTGATCGCCGCTGGCTTCCCGGCCGACCGTGTCGTCGACATCCGCCACCACCTCTGTCACGCCGCGGGCGTCTACTACGCCAGCCCGTTCCAGGACGCCGCGATCCTCAGCGTCGACGGCAGCGGCGAGACCGAGACCGCCATGCTCGCGCACGGCTCCGGCAACGACATCAGGACCCTTCGCACCACCCCGCACCCCCAGTCCCTGGGTCACCTCTACCAGGCGGTCACCTTCTGGCTCGGGTGGGGGTTCGGCGAGGAGGGCAAGACCATGGCCCTGGCCGGCTACGGCGATCCCGATCGCTTCCGCAAGCGGCTGGAGGAGTTCGTGCCGGTAGCCGAGGACGGCTCCTTCGCCTTCACGCCCGGATTCGTCCGGCCGGGCAGCCGGTACACATCCGAGGAGATCAAGGACGAGGTCCTCACCGGTGTCTTCGGCCCGCCACGACGCGCTGGTGAACCGCTCTCCTCGGTCCACCAGGACGCGGCGGCCGCCGTCCAGGCCGTCTGCGAGGACATCATGCTGAGGTCCGCCCGCTTCCTGAAGGAACGCACCGGCTCCCGGAACCTGCTGGTCACCGGCGGAGTCGCACTCAACTCCGTGAGCAACGGCGTGATCATGCGCAGCGGGTTGTTCGATCGCGTCGTCGTCTACCCCCAGGCCAACGACTCGGGGACCGCACTGGGCGGCGCCCTGTACGCCCACCACCGGCTCGGCGACCGGGAACGCCGCCGGGTCTGGTTCATGGAGCACGCGTACTGGGGCCGGCACATCGACACCGAAAACGTGGAGAAGGCCGCCGCCACCTTCGGCCAGCAGGGCAGCCGGGTGAGCGACGTGGTCCGCGCGGCCGCCCGGCTCCTCGCCGACGGACGGACGGTGGGCTGGGTGCAGGGGCGATCCGAGATCGGCCCCCGGTCCCTCGGCAACCGCTCCATCCTCGGCAACCCGCTGGTGGACGGCATCAAGCAGCGCATCAACGACGGCATCAAACACCGGGAGAACTGGCGGCCGTTCGCCCCCTCGGTACTGCGCGAGGACCTGTCGACCTACTTCGAGGCCGACCAGGACCTGCCGTACATGACCGTGGTCGCGGAGATCAGGCCGCAGTGGCGCACACGGCTCGCCTCGATCGGGCACGTCGACGGCACGGCACGGGTCCAGACCGTGACCGAGCGGAGCAACCCCCGATTCCATGCCCTGCTCAAGGCGTTCAAGGAGCTGACCGGAGTCGGGGTCCTCCTCAACACCTCGTTCAACGACCGGGGCGAGCCCCTCGTGCAGACCAGCGAGCAGGCACTGCGCCTGTACACCAGCTCGGAGATGGACGCCCTGTGCATCGGAGACTGGCTCTTCACGGACAAGCGCACGTTCGCCGCTCGGCCGTTCGCGCCCTGCACCGACAACTTCGCCAAGCTCCCCGGCAGCCGGCTCCTGCTCCTGGAGGACCGCACGAGGATGCCGGCCGAGATGCGCGCGCACCTGCTGAGGTTGCACCCCGGACTCGTCGTCGCCGACGCGGCGCAGGACGACGTAGCGGACCTGCGCGCCGAGTACGACGCGGCGGTGCGCTACGTGGACCGCACGGCCGACGCGTTCATCTTCGACCGGTCGCTGTACTTCTCGGCGACGGCCGAGACATCACGGCAGATCATGCGGGAGGCCGGAATCCCCGTCTACTGGATCGACCGGCGGGGCGATGTCGTACCCGCTCGTGACGTTCTCTACGTCCACCACGACACCGTGGACTGTCCCGTGCCGTCGTCGTACGAGGGGTACTGGAACCGTGGCCGCTGA